In the Arachis hypogaea cultivar Tifrunner chromosome 20, arahy.Tifrunner.gnm2.J5K5, whole genome shotgun sequence genome, tCACCCAAGTATTTATTATGACCAACATAATGAAAGAACTTGCATATGGCATATAGTAACAAGAACCATTGAtagaataataactaaaattgttTACAAGAACTGAGTTCTATATAGTTCCTCAAATAAGAAAACCAATTTGACTGacaaaaactcaaaaacaagtatattgaagaaatgaatttttctTATGGTAACAAGAACCAATAGAAAGAAATCCCTAAAGGCTGCTTGCTCTAGCATAAACAGATATTCTATCTCCCTTGAATATGATCTTTGCCATTGCAACTGATGCCAAGTGACGCACAGGCCGTCGAGCACCAAAAGTGAGCAGGGAATACAATGCATCCTCACAACGTCTTTGCCACAACAAAATATTTTCCTAGAAGATATGATAAATTGTAACATCAGAAAACACACTAAGATTTTTAATGGAAAcacaaatcaacaacaacaaataatATCAAATGAATAGCACCAAACCTTAATTAAAAGCAAATTCTCAAAAGGTCTTTTGCTAATACAGTCACCGATTTTTCACATAAATTAAGACCATCAACTATTCCAGAAAAGGCATTTGCTACATCAGTTTTGGCTTTATTACCATATTCAACAGCTATTTCCTTTGCTTTATGAAGCTCCAGAACCAAACTCAATGCAAGAATCAAGAATTTTACATATTTGGTATCCTGTCCTTGATTTAAAATATTAGCACCACTGCTTTGAAGAAACTGTAAAATATATGCAACGGATCCACTATTAAACTCATACCAGAAAATTGATGCAGGAATACTAGTCAGTGCAGCAATGagtttaaaataactattatggACTTAACAAAACTAATATATAACTCAAACTAAAATATGCTGCTTCCAATATTAAGAgttcttttttatttgtcttatttatttatttactttttatgaaagaagaataagaagaataatacaaGCAGTAACACACATTGCTCATTGCTATAAAGGTTTTGCCTCTTTCCTACTCCACAAAACCAGCAAACATGGTTAAGAAAAACTAATTGAAGCTTGTATAGCAGACCCAATAAAGGGACTAATGAGTAATCCACTAATCCTAGCTCAAATTGGGGGCGCAAAGCATCACATAACATGATATGAAATCAGATATTAAGGCATGaagtaacaaaaaatatttatcatgagAAGCTTCACGTTTTCAATGGTTAGTGTTACTTCAAGATTTATCATAAACTTGCCACCATGATGTATGTCTATGGTGAAATCTGAGTCTCCTATCACTACAGGTATTAAAAACAGAAACATAATCCATTTAAAAAAACATCATCACAGCCACAACAATCAACATTCAAGAATAAACACAATTTATCATtagcaaaattaatttatatttcaattcCCCCTTTAACAAAATCCATGCACAGAGATATCCATATTGTAAACCCTAAATCAACCATTATCAAAACAATCCAAAAATTAATCCCAGAAATAGATATTCAACCAAtgtcatttttataaaaaaaaaataaaattaggataCACATCAACTTTTAAAACTAACAAAAGAAGCTTTTTTTCCTAACCTGTTTTCAGAGAGAACGTTCGAGTGCAGAGAGATGGAGCAGACGCACAATGCGGGGACGGGAGGCCAGGTGCTATGAGGCTCTGATCGATACGGCAGAGCGACGGTGATAGGCTTCACCGCGACGGACAGCGACGAGAACGCGCTGACCACCTCCGAACGGAACAGAGTAGAGCAGAACGGTTCACAGGGAAGGTGGCGACGGACGGCAAACCACCAAGCGTTCCTTGCAGAAGGCCCCAGCGACGGATGTTGACGACGGCCCGAAAGAGGGGAAGCAGAGGACGACTTAATCGCGTTCTCCACAGAGAACCTTAGGGTTTCTTTTTTTACTTGTGATAAACTGCAAGGGGTGATTTGGGTATTTTGGAATAATGCATGTTTCTTTAGCTAGCCGCTCCAACCAAATTTAAAGAATATTCATTTTTTACCAAGAATATTCTGTTAACTTTAATGTTATACACACggcagggacttaattgaaaaaaaatttcacgtattgggacctaattgaaaagaaaaaaagtatagggacctaattgaaaattcggtgaaactataggaacctgcagagtaattaaacctaataaaaaataaaaaattctttgtcAGACACGCTTAAATACATTTAAATACCATCACGTATTAGTGTGTccgtcttattcttaatatatatttttaaaataaatttaagaataaaatacataaataaatcaaGAAGTCACTAATATtatctaatattttatatttaatatatatgtatatcttcatgtcttataaaattttaaaatttatatattatattgtgTTTTGTGTCCGTGTCAGTATCCGTGTATCAATAAATTGAGGACAATCAATTACATACGTTTATTGCACTTGCACACTCTTGTCAAGTTGATTAAGCAATCTATAGTCGGTGTATACGAGACAATTTAGTAAGCACACATATAATTCTTTTGCCGACATATGGTAACGCATAATATAAACATACTAATCAAACAAGAGTAAAATTCTAAATTCATTTTCAATTTCTTACTTAAAATTTTACTCCTCAAGTAAAATATGAAAACATTCAAAGCATAACTATCAGAAACGAACGAATAAATAATTcagttaaaatattaaattactggattaattgatctttttaataaattaattttcttgACCAAACTATTCTtcaaaaataatacatattattgatataataattttatttattactataaaatacataaaaatttaaattaaatattttatattattattatgaaaattgATGAAATaagtatttattaatatatataaaattatagtaattatattttaattaaaaaataaataatatgttaTTTTAATATGCATATTATATGTTAGAGAataaattagaatcaatttaaattaattagtatcgtttatatttatatagaatatctgtatattaattataagattgtatatttttattattttaatttttctaatatccATATATATTCTTATGTATTATATCTTTTCATTCATTCAATAATACACTCTTTATATTACTCTCCCATTTCTAACattataaatagaaaagaaatgaaatttaAGATAAGAAAGTGTGATTTTGtggacaaaataaaaataaaatgcttgGTGCCCAAGTTACACGCGTGGACGCGTGGTGACGTATATGCCTTGTTCATATAGTAATACTCAACCTCTATAAAAGACAAGTCCCTAAAGCTTTCTCAAAAAGATGAGGAGAGTAAGATGAAGACAAGAGCAGGAGACACGATGTTTGGTCAAATAGGATCCATAATTGCTTCATTGATGTTTATTTGGGCCATATTCGAGAAATTCTTCCCATTCCAAATCCGAAACCAAGCACAAAAACATACTCTAAGGTTGTTCTCTTTTGTTTACCCCTACATCCAAATCACATTCAATGAACTCATTGGTGATAGACACATGAGTAGAAGTGAGGCTTATACTTCCATACAGAATTACCTTTCTTCCAAGGCCACAACACAAGCTAAGAGACTCAAAGGTGACATAGGCAAGAACAACCAAACCCTTCTTCTTACCATGGATGACCATGAAGAAGTGTGTGATGAGTTCAATGGTGTTAAGCTTTGGTGGGTTTCTGGCAAAAACGTTGCCAAATCCCAAACTCTTTCTCTACACAACAATTTAGCGGACGAGAAAAGGTACTACAAGCTTACCTTCCATAAACACCATAGAAACATGGTTTTAGGAACATATCTTAATCATGTTATGAGAGAAGGTAAAGCGGTTATGGTTAGAAATAGGCAGAGGAAGCTTTATACTAATAGCGGTTCGTTTTGGAACCATGTTGTGTTTGAGCATCCGGCAACGTTTGAAAGCGTGGCGATGGACGAGGAACTGAAGAAAAGAATCATTGACGATTTGGTAACGTTTAGTAAGTCAAGGGAGTTTTATGCAAGAATTGGAAGGGCCTGGAAGAGAGGGTATTTACTTTTTGGTCCTCCGGGAACGGGGAAGTCGACGATGATCGCGGCGATGGCGAATCTGTTGGGATATGATTTGTATGATTTGGAACTCACTGCTGTGAAGGACAACACAGAGCTGCGGAAGCTGTTGATTGAGACATCAAGCAAGTCCATTATTGTGATTGAGGACATAGATTGTTCACTTGATCTAACTGGTCAGAGGaggaagaaaatggaaagagcgaaggaagatgaagaagaagaagaagatgatcaaCGGAAGAAGAAGCAAAGTGGGTTGAAAGAAAGGGATGTTAAGAGCAGCCAGGTTAGCTACATTGCAGAAATACTTCAATTTTTCTTAGCTTAGTGAAATAATTAACAAACTACCTGAATTCCTGAAATGttgtctttatttttaatattttttatttttaaaattttgtgaaagaaaaaataaaaataagatgtgaaaataaaaaatttaattacaaagttaatagttgaaaatagttaaataatttggtatgtttaattatattatcGGTTAACGGATTACAACTATTAATATCATATAAAATTAACTGTACTTGAGTTTTCACTAAATTAAATCCAAGTCTATCTCGCTTTAAATCTAAACGTTAGTTAAGGTgagtttttttatatataaaataaattattttaaagtaaaaatattattataatataaaaaatattatttaaaatataaaaatataatttttattactaattgcatattttaattgtaaaacatGATTTTCAACGTgaaaataatatcaaataaaaatgacaaatttagatctaataaaatatattttttattcagactaaattttaagtttggtcaGATCTTGGCTTacgtgtttgattttttttttaaacgagTTTTTTAAGTATATATTAGATGAATGATTTTATTAgtatataatttttatgtataatttcggTAGTTATTTCATTTTTACTCGCTTAACTATGTTGTATATATCTAAAATCTATATCAAATATAATAttgttattttaaactttttaaaattttgactaTTCTGTTAatcttttttttcataaaattattatatttatgtgTCCTATCCGAATTGTAATGTACTTGGTACTCATGATGATATTTGTGCAATCAATGTAACAGGTTACACTCTCAGGGCTTCTGAACTTCATTGATGGATTGTGGTCTGCATGTGGAGGAGAGAGGCTAATAGTTTTCACTACAAACTATGTTGAGAAATTGGATCCAGCATTGGTGAGAAGAGGGAGAATGGACATGCACATTGAATTATCATACTGTGGATTTGAGGCATTCAAGTTGCTGGCCAAGAATTACCTTAACATTGAATCACACCATTTGTTTTCAACAATTTCTGACTTGCTCAAACACTCTCAAATCACACCAGCTGATGTTGCTGAGCACTTTATGCCCAAACCTGCTTTTGGGAACAATCCAGACCTTTATTTGAAGGCTTTGATTCAATCACTTGAAGAAACCAACTTCAAACAGAACAAACATGCAACCAATACTTAAAAAGATTCTTTTAACTATGTTATATATGGAGCAATTCATTGACCAGCAACAGTAATAGATTCTTAAATCGAGCTTAGAATCGACGGCAGACTAAAGGCACAAATTAGAGGCAAAAAGGGAGCAGCTTAGTGGAAGGGAATGGATGAGGCATTCAAAAAtatttacacttttttttttcaattttttatctgTTTATGTCATTGGAAAATTGTGGAACTATAGAGGTCCTGTTAGGCCTGGATTTTGCTGAATTATTTTAGTGGCTATATGTAAAATAACTAATATAGTTGAGGACCTAACTTAAAATCCAATAGATATGTGATAAAATGATGATAAAGTTGAACAGAATGAACCAGAGCTTATCATTTGGGAAGTTGATATCATATTATATGCAAACACTGAACTGTGAATGGTTAAAACTTACAAGTTGTTTAAAAGACAGTGACCAAAAACAGGGTTGAAAACACACACAATGCAAAGAAACAAGAACTAATATTGCAGTAGGAAACATCAAAATGCATGTATACTTGGATTTTctctctttaaaaaataaaataaataaattcaacagttttgaaaataataagaataaaaccTGTTATTATGTACTCAGATTTGATTATatagaaataaatatatatgCGTCTTTTTTTTTCCTAAATGGATCACTATCCTTTTTTTTCCAATTAAGAAGTCGTCTTAATAATTTGTCTTCTCGTATTTCTTTTTGAAGGATAACTTATTTTCAGTGTTATACATACTGGACCAAATCATGAAGTTATAAAGAACATTAAATCCATTAGGCCGACAAATTCTATTTTTTTGGGAGTTGACAAATATCTGAAACTCCGTTTTTGGTCAGAAAATGTGAAAAACTCCATACATTTGAAggaatttcttatttatttttctttgttgggCCTTCCTTTTTGTTTACTCATGGACATGGCCCGTTCCATCTACATCCATCAGACAAatcatttaacaaaaaaaaaaaaagaaaaagaaaagaaatcaaaGCGAGACAAAAAAAAATCTCTAAAGTGAGAAAATTAGTAAAGTTTTAAACTAATACAATCAATTGGATTGgtctatgatgcacggacactgat is a window encoding:
- the LOC112784162 gene encoding AAA-ATPase ASD, mitochondrial, which encodes MKTRAGDTMFGQIGSIIASLMFIWAIFEKFFPFQIRNQAQKHTLRLFSFVYPYIQITFNELIGDRHMSRSEAYTSIQNYLSSKATTQAKRLKGDIGKNNQTLLLTMDDHEEVCDEFNGVKLWWVSGKNVAKSQTLSLHNNLADEKRYYKLTFHKHHRNMVLGTYLNHVMREGKAVMVRNRQRKLYTNSGSFWNHVVFEHPATFESVAMDEELKKRIIDDLVTFSKSREFYARIGRAWKRGYLLFGPPGTGKSTMIAAMANLLGYDLYDLELTAVKDNTELRKLLIETSSKSIIVIEDIDCSLDLTGQRRKKMERAKEDEEEEEDDQRKKKQSGLKERDVKSSQVTLSGLLNFIDGLWSACGGERLIVFTTNYVEKLDPALVRRGRMDMHIELSYCGFEAFKLLAKNYLNIESHHLFSTISDLLKHSQITPADVAEHFMPKPAFGNNPDLYLKALIQSLEETNFKQNKHATNT